The stretch of DNA CGGCCGCCGTCACCTTCACGAGACGAAGCCCGGCTcctcttcgaggccgagtacccggtcccgccggacatgcgggtgcccggggcgtggagaatcagcgccggcggggtcccggtgccaccaccacccaccggggcGGCGCAGCGTGCGGAGATCGCGCGTATCCGCGCCTCCCTATCGCGAGCGGCGAGGGAAGGGCCACGATATGTCCCGGACAGCCCGCTCTAGGAGCCTTACTTCCGCCACCGCCACGCCGAGcagtcgaggccaccaacggcgtcgtgccctccggcagactcaactccgaggggcggcgccgatggtggggcgtgcccggccgcatgctggaggccgtcctcgagtacatcgagggcggcaacacgccgaggcTGGAGTACCCGGAGcccccgtccttctctcgccgccgtggGAGCTCGTGGGCGCCGAGGCGCATGGAccccggggcgtcctcctcctcgtccggtcgGTCAGgtggctctccctgcctccgccccgtcaagccgaagCCCCAGGACGACACGCCTGTCAGCCGGCGCACCTGCAACTCTGGTGTCCGCATCGCCGACTCCGCCCCCGCCTTGGACTGTCACGTCCTCGTCGCGCCCAAACCAAAGCTCAGCCTCcccccggagtacgaggagatagcccggcgcggcttctccgatgcGGACGCCCTATGGTGGGCGCGCGACGACTACCTCCGGACTAAGATGGCCCGGCAgacccgggccctggaggagatcgccgcccgcaagcgtgggcgcgaggacgagcacggcgtcgtgatccccgacagcgacgacgacgaggacgccgccggaccgtccaacccgtcgcgccaaccgggggagggttgcagcagggacggcggccgcggcggaggcggcgacgatgacgacaacgacaacgacgacgacgacgacagcgactacacgcggttctacagcctcctcggcatgtagaactgtaagggcggcgggcggcgaggagcggcgaggCGAGCGAGACGGCGGGCGGGCCTAGTAgtgtatttttttctttttgtaaaatattttaaatatgtatGAGTGGGCGTGTTTGTGCCGTGTTTGGTTGAATTTGGTTTGAAGTCGCCGAAATATGTATGAACTCGCAGAAATGGTTGAATTTACGCCATGTTTGTGCCGCAATTTAATTTTTAAAAAATTCCGTGGACGTCGCGACTGGGTGGCATCACGTCCTCAGCGCGCGTTTTGCACCGGTGCATCTCCAGGGGCGATTTTTAGCGCCTCCTGgaaggccaacggctggagatgatcTTAACGCAATTCCTACACCTTTGGCCGCTCATGGCCGGGATTGTTCTGGACCCGCAGCAAAGGGATACCATTGCTTGGTAATGGGAGAAAGGAGGCTGGTTTATGGCCAAGTCTGAATACGCGGCCAAGTTCACGACTATGGAGGTGTCGCCCACTACTTCGTTCACTTGGGTGGAGTGGGGGCATACATACATGTAATAACAACATGTAAACCCAGTTGCGACGGGGCTCTTTCCCATCTCttttataatactccctccattttaaaataaatgactcaacttatatactaactttagtataaagtttttttttttgcgggtaactttagtataaagttaatataaagttgagtcacttattttaggacggagggagtaatacacaTGAGAAAAACAAGATAACCGCATCAATGAGCAGGGTATTATGTAGTATATATGATTTATAATACCACTCTTGAGAAAACCATGATATGCATATTTGATTGCAATATAGGGAGTATTATGAAATATAATGTGGATGGAACATACAGCATCCAAAAACACATGTAATTTACTCATGTTGGTTGGATGTACTATACTGTAGAAATGCTTTCGTTTTGGAAAGATGATACCGTTGGAAACCCTAACAGACTTCCTAACTTGGAATGCTAACAAATACTCCCGTCCGAAATTACTTGTTGGAGAAATGAATATATTTCTCTGACAAGTattcctagacggagggagtacaaagattACCAGGCCAGCATGATGATCATACTCGTTGGAATGTACCGATAGATTAAATTTGTCTCGTTGGGTCTTAGTTCTAGGGTCTAACGAACTGTTGAATAATATACTTTACCCTGGAGTGTGTTCTGATATTTACCATTGGCATGATTAAATTTAGAGTTGTTGCCAGAAAATAAAATTGATACCCCACACGGAATAACAAAAATACATTGTATAATTGCATTGACTACTTATCACAAAAAGAAATCACATTGATTACTATAGAGAACTTAGTAATGCTATTATTACTTTGTCAGCCTAACAGGTACAAGACCAGAGCAGGTTTCAAGTCATTGCCACGCACAAGTATGAAAAGTAAAATAGACTTCTCTGAAATCATTCAAACATCAGCACAGATAACATGGCGCGAGATCGCATCAGCGAAAATGCGTATATACCCCATCTCTGGGTACATGGCATCAAACTGGCTACAGACTAATTTAGCTACTCAGTGCTATGGATAGCCGCAAGACTTCAAAAATTTAGGCTACCCCACCTCTGGGTACATGCCAACGACTGAATATTGCAAGATAACCAAAACTTCTTCGGCCAATGCTGAATCCTGCTAATGATTTGCTACAAAGACGCACCACTTGATTTATAGGATGCAGCGTTTCCATCGCCGATTCAAGTATGCCGTTCCATGAACTTCTCAATCGCCACAGAGAAGGCACCAAAACCCACGCACCCGATACATGTAGCTTGAGGGCCACCTGCAAGAAAAATACCAGTTCCATTAGGGAGGATGAAATATCAAATTGGGCTGCATAACCAATAACAGTATAACAACTTGCTAGTGGTGCTAGAGTGCTTTGCTAATTGTTATCCACGCTTCTCTCGTCCTCATTATTATTATTTACTGCTTTATTAGCTagcaaaaaaatgattcaaaataaGCAATCACAACTTTGGCTAAGCAGTAAAGAATCAAGGGGTAGACAAGGCAAGTGGTCAAAACACCATAACAGAATGCTGGCCTGGCACACCGACTACATGATGAGTATCTATAAGCTCCCGAATACAGTAAGAAGTATAGCATTGGTTAAACTATCTGAAATCTCATAACAGAGAATGTGGGACACAAACTGCTAGCCTGACGCACCGACTACATGATGAGTACGACTGCCCTTCAACTTGCCCTAGTAGAACCAAACTACTTTTAGAGTGAGTTTACTCCCATTCTTACAGTCAAAAAGAAATGTCGGCCCATCCACCTCAAGCCAGCCTAAAACATCTCTAAATATTGCAGATAGGGAAATTCTCTTAGGAGCATAAGTCGATCCATTGTAAAAATTATGTTGGTTCTCATCCACAGTTATTTACAAGAAGACGTACCTTTTGCGGCTAAAGCCCCTCCTGTGACACAGCCAGCTACTGCCGAATTGGTAATGTCATGCTTTGCCCGAGCCTGACAGGATATGACCATTCGAAGCGTCCAAATAAGTATGTTTTTACAGAAATGCTCATAAATGGAATGAAAAAAAATGTCACGCTGCACCTACCTTCTCTACGACGCATTCAGCTGCAGAGAAAATCAAGCCCATCACTGCAAAGGTCTTAGCATGGCTCATACTTTTCCTACCCATCTGTTTTGCCTGGTAGACTATTTGTTGCCTTGCTGTCATCTCCTCTGACATTATCGGATTTTCCAAAGCTCCAAAAAACAGTCCCATAAGTACACCAAGACCACCACCTATTGAATGAAAGCAATGCAGTTAATAACAGATGTGCATACTCCATAAGTCCATTTTATGAAACATTATGCACTTGTAAGTGAGCCCCATGTGGGATAAGCCCATAGCTGATGCTCTAAGTAGTTTAGCATGACGCAAAATGATTGACAAGCATAGAAGCACAAGCCAGTAGCCAACAACTCAACATGACTTCTAAGTTAGTATAGGACGGAGTATCCAGCCACTGACTATTGGCTGTTGTCTTAAGGATACCAACTGTCAAACTATAGGAAATACTGATAGTTTGGTAATACATAAAATAGAGTGCACGGTATCAACATCACTGATTCTATCCTCTAAACGTTAACAAACAAATCATTAAGCAGGGCAAAATCAGACAATAAATACTTTAACATCGCAGGCCTTTGCCATGTTCTAGATTCAATGACAATATCAACAAGTTGTTGGAAAGCTACATATACTGCACAAGTGAACTAGTACTCACACGTGGACGCACATACACACACAATGCTATAGCATTAGATCCGATGTTTAGTTTCTTCATTTGAAGCAGAAGAAACAGCAGATCATGGAATGAATGGATCAGAGCAAACTTTTTTTAGGAGACAACTGGATGAACCACACCTGCTCTGATCGATTTTATTCACGCAGCAAAAACTGTACAATCAAGCATGCAAACAGAGGAAGGCACATACCCAATGCTAAAAGGAACAACACTAGGAAACCAGGAGATAAGATGGCCAACATCCAAGGCAGAGGAAATGCAAACCTTCCAAAGGTCAGATTGGTTGCGAATAACACTAGGAAAGGCCACAACATCAGTGTTGACATGATCAAACACCAAGCCATTACCAGCATGGCTGCGATGTATGTCTATTGCATTATACTTCTTGCAGCATTGACATGAAAAGGATTCAGAGAGGCGCACTGCCAAACAGCAACCTTTCTAAAGCTGTACAAAAATATTCAGATTATTGCTCAAAAATTAGAAAAACTGGCAGACCAACCTTCACTAAACGCCAACCTTGCTATTTTCTGCACATCACGCTGTATGCCTATGGCACAATGTTGTAGCTACAACAGATAACGATTGTGCATTGTTAAGCAGCAACCTTTCTAATGCTCTACCAAAACCCTTTTCAGACTACTTGAAACTTTATCCAACCACTTTCTGAATACTTGACCATCTGACATGTAGAGAAACTCTCAATCTTTAATTCTTTGAAAGGTAATAATACTACGTGTGTTATGGCCGGCATATACTACAGCCCAGGCAGTTAGGGGCCTGGCCCAGTTATCGTATTTGGAGATTATATAAACTCATGTAAGGACTCATTTGAAGTTAAGCAGAAGCAaacatatttgctcggcttcctgaAGGGAgctgggagacctaaccctagccgccgcctcctgcgccctctctctcgcgcgcgcgacgGCGCCCCGGCGCCGGCGACCTCGCCTTCCTCCATGCCAAGCCCCCTTCCACCCCTACAACCTACGAGCTAGACCCGGTAGGAACCCAGCTCCTACCAATCTGGTATCAGGTGTCTCAGGCTCGATCATGTCCGCGCCACCGCCCACCCCCTCCCTTCCGCTGCCGATCGCCTCTTCGTCGCCGATGACCGCGGCCAGCACGCCGTCCCTGACCgggccggcctcctccgccgcctggACGCCACCCGCGCCCGCCCCTGCCGTGCTCACCCCGGaggagatgacggcggcgctccGGGACCTGACTCAGGTGGTCCAGGGCATCTGCACCTTCCTCGCGGGGCACTATGGGTTGCAAGCCTGCAGCCGCCCGCCCCCATCACCACCATCCCGGGGCCGCAGCAGCTCCCGTGGCAGCCGCCCCCACCAGCGACCTCGGCGCATCCATCATGCCACTGCCGCAGCGGCagcagccgccgccaccaccggcgaTCTCGGGGCCGGGCCTTCCGTCGACGGCGCCCGGGGTGCCCATCCACCAGGTCCTTTTCCCCCGTCGCCATCTCGGCTACCGGCCTGGCTCGTCGGATCCATCGAGCCTGTCTACACGATGGCTTCAGGACAGCCACACGTGCTGTCACCGCCGGCGCCGCCCCCGATCATGCAATTCGGCGGGTCCTCGGGTGCCGCGGGTCCCTACAATGGTGTGGACGGGCCCCTTTTCCATGGCAGTACTCTGCAGCCCGCACACTCGACGCCGTCGCACGGATGACACATACCCGCCCGTCGTCCACGCTCAGCCACCGCCGAGATTCTCCAAGCTGGAGTTCGCGACCTACGACGGCACCGTCGACCCCCTGAATTGGCTCAACCAATGCGACCAATTTTTCAGGGGGCAGCGCATGCTTGCGTCCGACCGCACCTGGATCGCCTCCTATCATCTCCGAGGCGCCGCCCAGACGTGGtattacgccctcgagcaggacgaggacgGCATGCCACCATGGGAGCATTTCCGCGATCTGTGCCTCTTGCGCTTCCGTCCGCCTACACGCAGGAGCCATCTGGCGGAGCTTGGGGGCCTTCCGTTCCTCACCACAGTGCAAGACTTCGTCGACCGCTTCCAGGCACTGGCGTGCCACGCCCACGGTGTTTCGGCTCGTCAGCGGGCTGAGCTCTTCGTCGGCGGCCTACCGgaccacatccgcgtggacgtggagATGCGCGGGCCACAGGACCTCCAAACGGCCATGTACTACGCTCGCGTGTTCGAGCGCCacgcggtggccatccagcaggcgTCACCGCCCCGGGCCGCTAGGCCGCCACCCTGGCCGGAAGTTCCCGCGCAGGGTCGGCCTGCTCAGGCTTCCGTGGCGCCCCTCGCCGTGACAGCGGcgcgcccgttccgccggctcaccccGGCCGAGCAACTCGaacgtcgccgccaagggttgtgcttcaactgcgacgagccctacgtGCCCGGACACGtctgcccgcgactcttctacctggaggttgcGGACTACATTGAGGAGGACATCGCCGCCGCGGGGCTCGGCGACCTGCCCGCCCCAGCTGACGCGGAGGTGTTTGGCGCCCGTTGATCACCTCGAGGAATTCCACAAGCGCTTCCCCACCcttccagctcgaggacgagctgtttgtgcaggcggggagagatgttatggcCGGCATATACTACAGCCCAGGCAGTTAGGGGCCTGGCCCAGTTGTCTTATCATTATTAGAGGCTTAGCCCAGTTATCATATTTGGAGATTATATAAACTCATGTAAGGACTCGTTTGAAGTTAAgcagaagcaatcatatttgctcggcttcctgaagggagccgggagacctaacccttgagccctctctctctctctctctctctctctctctctctctctctctctctctctctctctctctctctctctctctctcgtgacggCGCCCCAGCGCCGGCGACCTCGCCTTCCTCCACGCCAAGCCCCCTTCCACCCCTACAACCTACGAGCTAGACCCGGTAGGAACCCAGCTCCTACCAACGTGTTAAGTACCGGAATTTAATTGGGTTGATTTCATGACCCCAACTTTACTTCACGAATCACTACAAAAACTTAGACCCCAACTCTCCCAGGCAAATTCACTTGAAACAAAGGTATTTCCCTcaataacaaaaaaatagttgAAACAAAGGCACCTCCATTATGCACTATCACATGCCACTTCGCATGAAGGATCATCAAGACGGGATCAaagaagtgttttttattgccaccaaagattttgagcaGCTAGAGTAACTAATTAACAGTAGACAGTTGTACAAGTGAGTACAAACGAATCAGCATATGAACATATTTAAGTTCTTAAGCTCAAAATAAATTTAAGTTCATCTCTTGCAGAGCTGGCATTGTTTTATTTGTAATTCTTCAGGTGAAGAGCTAACCATCTAAAGAATGAACAACCACATCCATGTGACACCATCCAGAAACTCTGattgcatggcatttgagcaagatCATGGAGACATATTAACTTGGCATTTTAGCATAATTCAATTACAGAGTTGTATAATGCGCCCTGGTAGTACAATTTGCTCAGTAACCGAATAGCACTAACCATATACTGTACATAGTATTAAGAGATTTGAGTTGGAGGTGGTGAGTAACGTTACCCATGACTCCACTGAGGACGCTCCGGACGGCGCAGTTGTTCATCATCTCCTGCCCCTTGATCTCCTCCGGCGTTGGCAGCTGGAGCGGCTGCACCGCAGCACTCTGGCTGGCCGCATCGCCGCCAGCGGATGGCTCCGGCGAAGCCATCTCACAGTCTGATCTCCCCCTCCCGGTAGTACGACGGTGGAGCTAGCTGCGGGCCGTGAGGATCACTGGAAAGGCGATGAATGGGATTGGAGAAGAAGCCGAGCGCTGGCTACTTGTCCTGCTCGGCTTTCCTTTCTTTTCCTCCCCTCCAAGAAAAGAGGCGGCGGTAAGGGAGGCAGGGGAAGGGGATCCCGGTGGCGCCTGCCTCTTCCCGCTACCGGAGGACGCAAACGTACTCTCGGGAGTACGCTGTCGTGTCcccttatcagcaagacctgcaaaACATGAATCTGTGGTTAGTATGGCGGGATGGAGGGGCTGCGCCGGCCAACGACATAGGCGGGATGGAGGGGCTGCGCCGGCTCGCGCGGGAGAGGAAAGATGGCTGCAGGGGAAGGAAAGGGGCGGCGGCCGCGGGGGCCTGAAGATCCTCCGCCGTGGgagagaggacgaggaggaggaggagggccagcGAGTGGGGAACCATacctgagccgccgccgccgccgcctgaagCTTCTCGCGCGGCGAGGAAAGGCCAGGTCTCCCTCGAGCCTGTGTCCCAGCGGCCCCAAGTTTTGCGGAGGAGGGCCAAGTCGACCCAAATCGGAGGCACATTCGAAGGGGGATGCTATTTGGCGAACGTTCGCCAGCAAAGTTTCAATCAGAAGCACTCATCTTAAAGCACGAGCAACAGCCACGTCACTTTTCTTCTCGTTGATGTGCGTTGTGGAGAGAGCCTCAGCCATCTTTATTTGTAAAGGTTTCAGTTGCTAGCGGATTTCACGGCACCGATAGGAATTTTATAGaaataaaaaaatcatagaaaGTGAGATGACATGTATGTCAatacctatagagaaagagatgtcatttggtacataggataggatttttttacattaagtctaggctaatgttttttttcctccaaaacgtgaaggattgattcctatcctacataggaataagaatccattcctacaaaccaaagggcttcaaaggatttttttttcttttcttttgtaaatcctatcctatagaattcctacaaaaatctTACACAGCAAAAGAGGCCTTACATTGTGTGAGGGAGTAAAAAAAATAGAATAAGTGTgattggtgctttatatataaaacggAGCGAAAGTCTTTTTCCATAAAAGAATAGAGTGAGTCATTGGAACACTTGGGGAACATTTCGAAAAGGCTACAACTAAACTCGGTGCACTTGCAAAAACATCAAAGGCAACTAGGAAAAGGTCTTCTTCCCCTCGACCTTCACCGGTGAGGTCGTGGATTCATCTCCTCTTTGACTGCCGCTCTAGTGACCGGTGGCAGGGAATGGAATCCTAGTGCCTCGGCTCTGGGCTCCAACTAGTAGATAGTTTAGGGTTTTAGTGCTCGCAGGGGTAGTGCTTGGGCAGATGGCGACGCTCCATATTTGAGTCGGTCTTCTAATCTTCGATCCTCCTCGAGCTCGTCCTTCGGGGCGGATTAGACGGAGCTCCGGTATTGATTCTTGGCGGCCCCTCGAGGAagcgaggttagggtttctcatTGTGCGTACGCTACGACGTGATTTGGTGTCAGGTTCTTCGGATCGATTCAAGGGTTCAATGATGGCGATCGTGGCTCCATGGCATTGGTTCTTGACTGTCATTGACAAGGTTAGGTCAGCGCCGGCAAGGGAGCCACAACAGTGACGTGTCAGTGGCTCGTTGTGATATAGAAACTGGTCATTGTCCAGTGGTTCAAGAACTCAATGTGATTTTTATTATATTTATGATGTTTTGTGTTTTTGATGAATCTTTATAACAAATCTGAGTTCTTTAAAAAACGATCGGTGACGGCAGTTACAAGAAACGAAGTTCTTACAGAAATTTATGTCATCGCGAGGATGACAATTTATTTTAACAAGAACGGAAAATCATGTCTAGAAAACTAAACTGAAGTGGATTTGCTATGTTTGCTAACTAATTTTTTCTTCCTCGGCCAACACAAACCGTCATGGAAGACATTTGCATTTACCATGTCCCTGAGCAAACATTCGCCAGTTAAGCCTGTTCTACAAGAAACTATACTCCTTCCCCATCCGTTCTTCtcaaagccgccgccgccttctcccaCAAACCTAATTAATCAGCTTTTGTCATCAGTACGCACGTAGCAGAGGTTTgtgagagcatctctagcagattcgACATAACCCGTCCCGCAAAAATTGGCTTACAGGATATTGTAtaactttttttttgcatttttatactaTGACTATTGTTCTGACAGAACAGATCGTGTAAAATATTTCATGGTCCCAGCAAAATTGCACAAACCCCCCTTTTACAGTATGACTTTTTTTGCATTTTTACAGTATGACCTTTGTTCTGACTAAATTTATCATCATCGGCCAACAGAAACCATCATGAAAAACATTCGTGTTTACCATGTTTCCAGGCGAGCGAACGTTCGCTGGTTAAGCCAGACTTACAGGAAACTGTACTCCGTCCTTCCCCATCCGTTCTTCTCAAAGCCGTCGCCGCCTTCTCCCACAAACCTAATTAATCAACTTCTGTCATCAGTACGCACATAGCAGAGGTTTgtgagagcatctctagcagattcgACATACCCCGTCTCGCAAAAATTGGCTTACAGGATACTGCAAAACTTTTTTTTCTACATTTTTATAGTATGACTGTTGTTCTGACAGGACAGATCGCGTAAAATATTTCATGGTCCCAGCAAAATTGCACAAACCCCCTTTTTACGGTATGACTTTTTTGCATTTTTACAGTACTAGTAAgtttgcacgtgcaatgcacgtgtatccttaggaatttttttgaGCCGCCTATCTTGCATCCAGAACAAAACTTTAATGGTTTACTCATGTCGTTCTCCACCCATTGTCTTCAAGTTTATTTCCTCCGTTTTATGACTAAGGAAACATTTCATGAAAAATTTCCTCTTTGTCCATAAAAATTTGTTGAAAAAAATGTATCATGGTTGTTCACCCTTTTCTTGACAGAATGTTTCATGGTTGTGTCGCTTGGCAATGGCATATTGCAAGTGCCATAACtgttactccctccattcgaaATTACTCGttcaagaaatgaatgtatctagatgcattttagttgtagatacatccatttttgtgacaagtaactccgaacggagggagtacatatatgcCACCTTCAATCATCCCGTCATTTTCCAAATTGGAATAGTTAAGTTGTGAATTAATGTCACTATATTTGATCCATGAATGCTTTTTTAATAGCAGGTGATACATATACCTTATTTTTTCACGCAAATTCCAACATCGACAAACTGATTATGTCATACCACAAAAGAAAATCCATTTCATCTGTGTAACAAAAAGACAAACCTCTCAAGTATTCAATATCAGGAAAGCAATCTGTAGAAGCTAGCCTTCACCAGGTGCAAGGCCGCATATCTGGTTCATATTCCTACGCGAACTGTTTACTTGCATCAACAACACGAAGACTAAGGCCTCAATCGGTTTGAAGGATTTTTGTAGGAAAAACACAGGAACAAGGATTCCGGAGGAAATTTTTCTATATATGCATTCGGTTTGTAGGAAATGCATACATGAATTTCATAGGAATACTACTCATTTCCTGTGTTTTtggaggaaactacacatccatTCAAAGCTCATTTTACACGTAGGAACGAGGCAAGTCAAATCCTTAGGATGGCAAGTGCCATCCTATCAAATTCCTATACTACTTCTAATTCCTACGTTTTGATTTCCTTCAAACCGAATGAGCCCTAAAGTGTATacgtctataccaatataaaaaaccCCAAAGGGGTAGATCCAACATATCTTGACCATCCAATCACGTTAATCCAAAAACACCCTTTTCTATACAAAATACCAAAGCTTATACTACCTTAAAATCCCAGCAGATGAAACTACAAAAGAATCTGAAATTTACCGTACACTCATTTACCTAGCCAATTGTACAATTGTGCATAAGAGAACATGTAGGAAAGGACCCCCAGTCAACCGCTCAAGAACCCTGCATGTTAGAATTTCAACACTTGTTATGAGTGTGAATGTCAAGGCACCAATGAAATGCAGAGCTAAGAAAAAAAATACATCAAAGTTGAGTGGATATAGAGCTAGACAAAAGAAAAGGGTGCCTTGAGAACTAATAAAGCTTAAAAAAAGAAATAACCTCAACAAAATTGTCTAAGCTTTGGCTAATAGCAAATAACATGGCAGGTTAACATGACTGAATTGTACGTACGTCCACTGTGGATTCCAACAAACAACCTCTCCTTACCTCCTTACTATTTTTTATGGTATTAGGTCCATACTGTTACTGTCATGTGAAAACACTTTTCTGAATGACCTCGTCTTGTATCTCATATTATACTGAATTTTAAGTAAGACCACTTGATAATGTGCTATCCAAATGACCAAATCTGCGAGCAAAGAAAGAAGATAAAAAAGCATTTCCATATGGTCGTACATAGCCTGTATCGCTGTGTATATACAACATTCCAATTGGGTGGCTGTGGGTGTCCAGGAAGCTATATGCTGAGTTGGATTGCATCATAGTTGGGCCAGCCGCCATGTGCCTATAGGAACTGTTACAGCGACGCTTGAGGCGAGTCTTGAACTGCACAAGATCAATTGTGGTTCCTTCCTGAAGGCtgattgcacaagacaacacaggaATGCTGGATCCCCTCTGTGCCAGCTGAAAAACGGCAAACATAATGGTTGGATaatctcttgtcacaatgatccccTTCCAATAGAAAAATTAGAGAAACCAAAAAAAT from Triticum dicoccoides isolate Atlit2015 ecotype Zavitan chromosome 6A, WEW_v2.0, whole genome shotgun sequence encodes:
- the LOC119315177 gene encoding mitochondrial import inner membrane translocase subunit TIM22-4-like codes for the protein MASPEPSAGGDAASQSAAVQPLQLPTPEEIKGQEMMNNCAVRSVLSGVMGGGLGVLMGLFFGALENPIMSEEMTARQQIVYQAKQMGRKSMSHAKTFAVMGLIFSAAECVVEKARAKHDITNSAVAGCVTGGALAAKGGPQATCIGCVGFGAFSVAIEKFMERHT